A window from Salvia miltiorrhiza cultivar Shanhuang (shh) chromosome 2, IMPLAD_Smil_shh, whole genome shotgun sequence encodes these proteins:
- the LOC131007904 gene encoding uncharacterized protein LOC131007904, whose amino-acid sequence MRLMNYHIKTLFSIVKLFDSLMNLPPSVGKIKMQLPKMPDELWNLYVNDMTTLGAEFRRRCRTYNNSLAFTSIKMTYDEALAKANKGVYTFKVQGIVRHYIQELTPKDGVPRHLQLYFYGTERELDNRVSQSEGLDYLLRNFKTPSSVAMREYYCYLFQIRTDDIINILRTGRVIQQFQIDTYVKIETQRLDFFRHNQSKFEMRAKSYQGIVESITSNGVISAKSIGKRVLLPKTFTGGPRDLRCRYMNALALVAKFGRPDIFLTMTCNPKWVEIQSELFPVEKSHNRADLYARVFRAKNEELKKEIVKDSLFGVTSTEAYDRFVSAEIPDLDLTPHLHSCVINHMMHGPCGELNPKNACMIGEKCKSYYPKEFKLNTEHRLDSYPDYKRRDDGKKVLVRGKWLDNRWVVPYNAYLLAKFDCHINVQVCTDVRSVKYLYKYVCKGNDQIAYNIVDVESTGPIDEIFDFQKSRWLCAPEAMWRIYGFDIFDMYPSVLQLHVHLSGYQQVFFAANQSLPKIVDSDHANRTQRTKFFEMNKFVEVAALNLLYQEFVEHFAALDRGLLDSDNDVRHAIHEAATYQMPSALQKLFAITLVFNSPSDPKNLWIEFRDALSADIMRDYLLDHVEGYRLSLRSIDSFLQMMGHGIDEYFVVDYIVGLTREEINSCEFAAEINMLFIDGPGGTGKTFLYKAILATVRSTGDIALAVASSGVAASLLPNGRTAHSRFKILLNLDESMSCSISKNTAPTKLIIAAKLILWNEASMANRKAVEALNLLLQDLMENQLLFGGKTVVLGGDFWQTISIVRRGSREEIVDACLNMRAMEDPIFTDLLLRVGEDSPLDTLVNEIFPSFDAYSSGNVVEYVSTDYANDPSQQQYYQDYMNAISVGSLPPHVLKLKVNCPVMLLRNLNPLEGLCNGTRLIVRDLGRHVNGAVIAVGTHSGECVLIPRIPLELDDTHICPITFKRLQFPLRLCFAISINKSQGQTSDRVGVYLPHPVFSHGQLYVALSRVRTSSSIKFLIRPPVADMDSTCETRNVVYTEILQAAT is encoded by the exons ATGAGGCTTATGAACTACCACATAAAGACCCTTTTCAGCATTGTAAAGCTATTCGATTCGCTAATGAACCTCCCGCCTTCTGTTGGTAAAATAAAGATGCAGTTGCCCAAAATGCCAGATGAGTTATGGAACCTCTATGTAAATGATATGACAACTTTGGGGGCCGAGTTCCGTCGGCGTTGCAGGACATATAATAATTCTTTGGCATTCACATCTATTAAGATGACTTATGATGAAGCTTTGGCTAAAGCTAACAAAGGGGTTTACACCTTCAAAGTGCAGGGTATTGTTCGGCATTATATCCAAGAACTAACACCTAAGGATGGTGTGCCGAGGCATTTGCAGTTATATTTCTATGGCACTGAGAGAGAGTTGGATAATCGTGTATCTCAATCTGAAGGATTGGACT ATTTGTTGAGGAATTTCAAAACTCCTTCAAGTGTTGCTATGAGAGAATATTATTGCTATCTGTTTCAAATACGCACCGACGATATAATAAATATCCTTAGAACTGGTCGAGTAATTCAACAGTTTCAGATTGATACTTATGTTAAGATCGAGACACAAAGACTAGATTTTTTTCGTCATAATCAGTCAAAGTTTGAAATGAGGGCTAAATCGTATCAAGGGATAGTTGAGAGTATAACATCTAATGGTGTTATTAGTGCAAAATCTATTGGTAAGCGTGTTCTTCTTCCTAAGACCTTTACAGGTGGCCCGCGTGATCTACGTTGTCGTTACATGAATGCGCTGGCACTTGTCGCGAAATTTGGACGCCCAGATATTTTTCTCACAATGACTTGTAATCCAAAGTGGGTGGAAATTCAAAGTGAATTATTTCCTGTTGAGAAGAGTCATAATAGAGCTGATTTGTATGCAAGAGTTTTCAGGGCAAAAAATGAGGAactaaaaaaggaaattgtaAAAGACTCTTTGTTTGGG GTAACTTCAACTGAGGCCTATGATCGATTTGTATCTGCTGAGATTCCAGATCTTGACCTGACTCCACATCTACATTCTTGTGTTATTAATCATATGATGCATGGGCCATGTGGTGAACTCAACCCAAAGAATGCATGCATGATAGGGGAAAAATGCAAAAGTTATTATCCTAAAGAGTTTAAGTTAAACACTGAACATCGGTTGGACTCATACCCTGACTACAAGCGTAGAGATGATGGAAAAAAGGTTTTGGTGCGTGGCAAGTGGTTGGATAACAGATGGGTGGTCCCTTATAATGCTTATTTGTTGGCAAAGTTTGATTGCCATATTAATGTCCAAGTTTGTACGGATGTTAGATCAGTGAAGTATCTTTACAAATATGTTTGTAAGGGTAATGATCAAATAGCATACAATATTGTTGATGTTGAATCTACAGGGCCAATAGATGAGATTTTTGATTTTCAAAAGTCACGGTGGCTTTGTGCTCCGGAAGCTATGTGGCGAATTTATGGATTTGATATTTTTGATATGTATCCATCAGTTTTGCAATTACACGTGCATTTGTCGGGGTATCAACAGGTTTTCTTTGCGGCCAACCAATCTCTTCCGAAAATTGTAGATTCTGATCATGCTAACAGGACACAACGTACAAAGTTTTTTGAGATGAATAAATTTGTTGAAGTTGCAGCACTAAATTTATTGTATCAGGAATTTGTTGAACATTTT GCAGCTCTTGATAGAGGCTTATTGGATTCTGACAACGATGTTAGGCATGCGATTCACGAAGCTGCAACTTATCAAATGCCGTCTGCTCTGCAAAAGTTATTTGCGATTACACTTGTTTTTAATTCCCCTTCTGATCCCAAAAATCTGTGGATTGAATTTAGAGATGCTTTATCTGCTGATATAATGCGGGATTATCTATTAGACCATGTAGAGGGTTATCGGTTATCTCTACGGTCCATTGATTCTTTTTTGCAAATGATGGGCCATGGGATCGATGAGTACTTTGTGGTCGATTATATAGTTGGGTTGACTCGTGAAGAAATAAATAGTTGTGAATTTGCAGCTGAAATTAATAT GCTTTTCATTGATGGTCCTGGTGGCACTGGAAAGACATTTTTATATAAGGCAATCTTGGCCACTGTTCGTTCAACTGGTGACATTGCGCTTGCAGTTGCTTCATCTGGTGTTGCAGCTTCTTTGTTACCAAATGGTCGAACAGCTCATTCTAGATTTAAAATTCTGTTAAATTTAGATGAATCTATGTCATGCTCGATAAGCAAGAATACTGCGCCTACAAAGCTAATAATTGCAGCCAAGCTAATATTATGGAATGAGGCATCGATGGCAAATCGAAAGGCAGTTGAAGCTTTAAATTTATTGTTGCAAGATTTGATGGAAAACCAGTTATTGTTTGGTGGGAAAACAGTTGTTCTTGGTGGAGATTTCTGGCAAACTATATCGATTGTTCGAAGGGGTTCTCGTGAAGAGATAGTGGATGCTTGTTTG AATATGCGGGCAATGGAGGATCCTATTTTTACAGATTTGTTATTGAGGGTTGGTGAAG ATTCGCCTCTTGACACACTGGTCAATGAAATATTTCCATCATTTGATGCATATTCTAGCG GCAACGTGGTTGAATATGTTAGCACGGATTATGCAAACGATCCAAGTCAGCAACAATACTATCAAGATTATATGAATGCAATTAGTGTTGGTTCATTGCCACCACATGTTCTTAAATTAAAGGTTAATTGTCCTGTTATGTTACTTCGCAACTTAAATCCATTGGAGGGGTTGTGTAATGGAACACGTTTAATTGTGCGTGATCTTGGTAGGCACGTGAATGGAGCAGTCATTGCTGTGGGGACGCATTCTGGTGAATGTGTTTTAATCCCAAGGATTCCATTGGAGTTGGATGATACACACATATGTCCAATTACTTTTAAGAGGCTGCAGTTTCCGCTAAGATTGTGTTTTGCTATCAGCATCAACAAATCTCAAGGCCAAACATCGGATCGTGTTGGTGTTTATTTGCCTCATCCTGTTTTTTCACATGGACAGCTATATGTTGCTTTATCAAGGGTCAGAACatcaagttcaataaaattccTGATTCGACCGCCAGTTGCTGATATGGATTCAACATGTGAAACAAGAAATGTTGTGTACACTGAAATTTTGCAAGCGGCGACATGA